In Cyclopterus lumpus isolate fCycLum1 chromosome 9, fCycLum1.pri, whole genome shotgun sequence, a single genomic region encodes these proteins:
- the agpat9l gene encoding glycerol-3-phosphate acyltransferase 3-like, which produces MDDFWTLALWALKIWLYLIVGLIMVPAMFGFSLGVSETYMTILVKTLEWATLKIQKVYAEERTRRASSSNGLIEREDGSMEKELEELRRSRPKPPVGGDFTLSDSFYFTRRGIETIVEDEVTQRFSSEELVSWNLLTRTNVDFQYISLRLTLLYGLGIVVRYCILAPLRITLACIGLTWLVIGTSAVGLLPNWRMKFWLSEWVHVMCYRICARGLSATIRYHDRENKPQKGGICVANHTSPIDIVILCNDGCYAMVGQVHGGLMGVLQRAMVRSCPHVWFERAEMKDRHLVTKRLTDHVNDKTKLPILIFPEGTCVNNTSVMMFKKGSFEIGATIYPVAIKYDPKFGDAFWNSSKYSMVSYLLRMMTSWALVLNVWYLPAMNQQEGEDAVQFANRVKSAIAHKGGLLDLQWDGGLKRGKVKESFKEEQQKQYSSMVVGDDSSSSD; this is translated from the exons ATGGATGACTTCTGGACTCTGGCCCTCTGGGCTCTGAAGATCTGGCTCTACCTCATCGTGGGCCTCATCATGGTCCCGGCCATGTTCGGCTTCTCGCTCGGCGTCTCCGAGACCTACATGACCATCCTGGTGAAAACCTTAGAG tgGGCCACTCTGAAGATACAGAAAGTATACGCAGAGGAAAGGACACGCAGAGCCTCTTCATCTAATG gtctCATCGAGAGGGAAGATGGCTCAATGGAGAAAGAGTTGGAGGAACTCCGACGCAGTCGCCCCAAACCGCCAGTGGGCGGTGATTTCACACTTAGTGACTCCTTCTATTTCACCCGCCGAGGAATTGAGACCATTGTGGAGGATGAG GTGACGCAGCGGTTCAGCTCGGAGGAGCTGGTGTCGTGGAACTTGCTGACTCGCACCAACGTGGACTTCCAGTACATCAGCCTGAGGCTGACGCTGCTCTACGGCCTCGGCATCGTGGTGAGGTACTGCATCCTCGCCCCGCTCAG GATAACTCTAGCCTGCATTGGTCTCACCTGGTTGGTCATAGGAACATCTGCAGTTGGACTACTCCCAAACTGGAG gatgAAGTTCTGGCTCAGCGAATGGGTCCACGTGATGTGCTACCGGATCTGCGCTCGAGGACTCTCTGCCACCATCCGCTATCACGACAG GGAAAACAAACCCCAGAAGGGAGGCATCTGTGTCGCCAATCACACCAGTCCCATTGACATAGTGATCCTCTGCAACGATGGGTGTTACGCTATG GTGGGGCAGGTACACGGAGGTTTGATGGGAGTCCTCCAGAGGGCCATGGTGAGGTCCTGTCCCCACGTCTGGTTCGAGAGAGCAGAGATGAAAGATCGCCACCTAGTGACcaaaag GTTGACGGATCATGTGAACGACAAGACAAAGCTCCCCATCTTGATATTTCCAGAGG GAACCTGTGTGAACAACACGTCCGTCATGATGTTCAAAAAGGGGAGTTTTGAAATCGGGGCGACGATATATCCGGTGGCCATCAAG TATGACCCAAAGTTCGGAGACGCTTTCTGGAACAGTTCCAAGTATAGCATGGTCAGTTACCTGCTGAGGATGATGACCAGCTGGGCCCTGGTCTTAAATGTCTGGTACCTGCCGGCCATGAACCAACAG GAGGGGGAAGATGCAGTCCAGTTTGCCAACAGGGTGAAGTCGGCCATCGCTCACAAGGGAGGGCTGTTGGATCTCCAGTG GGATGGAGGCCTGAAGAGAGGGAAGGTGAAGGAGTCGTTcaaagaggagcagcagaagcagtACAGCAGCATGGTGGTGGGAgacgacagcagcagcagtgactgA